The window CTTGAAAATGACTTCATTACAAATGATTAGGTACAAGCCTTTATATAGGACTCCATCAAAAAATCTTGACACTTGCTTAATTGCTAGAGTTCAAAAGACTCTTACTTAAATACTACACATCAAGCCTTAGATATTGATGAATGGATGCCTTAATTAGTTATCGAAAGAACCTTAGTTGTCGAATGAACCTGATCGGCTAACCCCATACATCGATTAAATGACAAGTTTGTGGAGAGGTCATCCCTAATATTAACGTGCAAATGCTACAAAGAAAGTCCGTTTACGATATATGTTGGGAAAAAAGAAAAGATAAATTTGTGGAGGGGGCATAGTAATCCAAAACAAGgtttttgaaaaatatttattatataaacTTATATATTTAGTATTGATATCAATTGAAGATATGTAAAAGAAATAGGATTCCAACTAATTATAGTATTTATAACACCCACATCACATATCGAAGAGATTGGATTAGTGTCATCGGTATCAAATCGAATATTGTATTTTTTCTGTATATGCGTACATGTTACTTATCATATGCAACCCATCAAAAATTATACATCTAAAACCTTAAAACATACCGAAAATAATGAAAGTTGTACATAACGAAAGGATGTTTCCCAAAGTCTATGACTTACAGTGAGTTTATAAGAAATTTTACAAGATAGATGATTTGTATGTGAGGAAAGCCTATGAATTTAAATAATAAAGATGATGAAGAAAGATAGATTATGATCTCGAGAGAGATCTGTGCGACCCCGAAGGATTAGGAGAGAAAGAAGAGAATATAACGCATATATAGAGTTACGAAACCTTAATTATAATTCTACTAGTTATCCTTATTCAAATATAATCTATAATTAGGCTCATTGTTCAACCATAATTTCAATTCTTAATctttatcaaattttattctttttttcaaattttttcatataattaacaatttaaaaattacggaatattataaatttaattgtTATGTCATAATTTGAATATTGTGATATAATAGTTTTTATGTTGGGAATATGATATACTTGTTTTATTTCTCTTGCGTGACAAATTTTAGGAATCTAATTTTCCAATTTTAGTGCATTACATACCAATCAATTATTATTATACCATGTCTCTAATTCTAAAACCTAACAACACCATCAAAAACTTAATTTAACCACCATTCATCAATCACTCACGGAAATTAATAAGAAAATTAGAAGTGAAAGAGAGAAGACTCGAAATAAACAAGAGAAACTAACTTGTTCGTTGTTATAAATAATTGTCCAATTTTACTAGTTAAACACACTCAGACAATCTTTGACAAGATTCAAAATATTTACATCAAGTGAGAACTTTAAACCAACATGTGTACGATCAAACCACGCACTTTTCGAGACACCACTATTTATGCCCCTCGATGGTGGCATGTTTCTTTCAATAAAAGATATTTAAGAAACCTTTACATATTACTATTCTTTTAATGTAGTTTAGTACCCCAAACCTTTTCCAAAATATTGAAATTACTTTAAGTTATACATTACAATTTAGTCCCAAAAGTTTTACAAGTTTTATGTAAACTCCTGAACTTTACAAACTTATTGTTAAGCCTTTAACTCTATATTGAATTAGAAATGAAATATCACATTCAATGGTAAGATATAAAATTTTACCCTTATTTATTactaaaaatatataattttatagtGTAGTTGTGCACAGCCATTATCTTTCATATTTAGTATAGTGTAGATGTGCATGGTCATTATCTTTCATATTTGCACTCTGAGTATTCTCTTTATCCTATTCCCACCATTTTACTTTTAGATCAATATTTTTTGTCATATGGCAAGAATTTGCTTCATATGGAGGTCCTTAACTATTCTCATATTTAATTTGGTTACACTGTTAGATTATTACTTTTTCACATATGGTAATAATATCCTAGACACCTACTGACATGAAGAATTATTTCTTTGCAAGAAGAGAGAGATATGCCGATCTTTGGCTTTGGCTTTGTACTGATATTTAATAAATTTCACCTCCTGCGATACACCACTTCCATCAATATTTACATAATTTCacttaaattatatataatttgaATAAAATTCTAATATATATTATTGGATACTAAAATTTATAAACATGTAATTTGAATTTGAATGTGTATACTTCCCAATTAAGATCAAATAGCATGAAATAGTATATGATTGAGAGGAATTGAACCATTATATTAACCTCTTTTGTAactttataataataataaaaaaatgctAATAGTTCTCCGGGTTACGTCACCTCGCATACCTCCGGTTCTTTGATGTTTTTTTGAATAAGTAGTAATGTTTGACAATTTAAGCTCGTCTGATTATGTCACCTGGAATACCTTTGGTTCTTTGATGTTTTTAACTGTTGTGATAATTATAGTATTACTTTGCTGATTATATATAAACTTATTAGCTATActtgtttttgtttttttctttCTAAGCAAAAGGCCAATGAGGTATATACTTCTTACTATGGACATAGGTTGAAAACAACATTTAAGGTTTTAGACGAGATGGTTacttattcaaataaaattgGTTATATGCTGCAATTGTGTGTCAAGTGTTCATAATCTGTACAAGTACATCTAGAATcctcgaaaataaaaaaaaatatgcgCAGTTAAGTATGATTGGTGAGACTTGATAAAAAAAACTATGATGGTGAGATGGTTACTCAATTAGATAATGTTTTCTACAGGTTACAACTTTCTGTCACGTGTTCATAATCTTTCTCTTTTTTTCGGTGAGAAGCCTGTTTTATATTATAGCATGTTGCATTTATAGACTTTTTTTGTGCAAATTAGAAATATGCAATGATGTGCACAAGTGTGTTCTTGTATATGCTTTGTTATCTATATAGCAAAATGTTGTCAAACGTTATACTTTATAGTTTATAAAATTCTTATATTCCGCCGACTATTTTAGGGTAAAGGGCTTGATGTTTAGAAGTTGAGGACGAAGTTGTTTTTCTTGTTCGTGTTGTCGGACTTAAACTTGCACGTCTTAATATTGTCGATTTCAAAGCTATCACTAAATGTTTGTAGGCTGGACGTTTTCCTTTGAAGAGGTCCTCCGTATTCTCTAGACTGAAAAATTATGAAAGACATTTGaagaaataataattaaatcctATTATTTTCCATCCTAAAACTGGCAGGTTATTTCTTTTCTAGTTCGTGTATCCATAAGGCGGTGTGGAAGCAAACATAAATGTTCAGTTATCCTCATCATAGTTATATTTCATCGATCTCAATGAACAAATTGAAAGGAACACTTTACGAGAGCCCAGAGCCCGGAAGACATGGTCATATTCCACAAATAGAATGGATGTGTCCTCCAAAGGTATGAGTTGAAACATTGATATTACATACATTTTGATATCTTTTTAGTTTAAGATGCTATGCACTTTTCTTTTATAAGTTGATGTTGACTATTATACACGGATTTTAATAACAGTTAACTTTGGATATTAACTGGGGTGTGGCTGCTGGGCAAGAGAGCATAGAGGCTACCCGGAGACGTGTACCAACTGATCCTAGGTAAAGTTTATCTTGTTCCACTACAAGAAATTTCATTATTACCAACGCCAGATTCGGTTGGCAAATCAAGCAAATCCGTAGGTAAAAGACATTCCTAACGAAACGCCCACTGAACTAGACCGTTGGAGGAAACGTCGTTGGGAAGCACCTTACTAACCGATTGAGTGTTCGTTACTAAATTAGTAACGGATTAATAACAAACTAATAACACACCACCTCTTCAGAAACTAACAAAATAAACACCATAAACTAACAGAATATTTCGGTTGCTAAATATAGCCACAGAATTCTAATGGAAATCTGTTATTAAAAAATAGTAACAAAATAATATCGGAATGTCAGTTGTTAAATTTAGTAACAAAATAAATACCAATATATTGGTTGCTAAATCTAGTAACAAAATTCTAATGAAAATTTGTTGTTAAATTCAGTAACAAAATGCTATCGAAACATCTGTTGTTAAATTTAGTAACAAAATAAACACCAATATTTTGGTTGCTAAATCTAGCAACAAAATTCTAATGAAAATCTGTTATTAAATCCAGTAACAAACTAGTATCAAATAAAAATCTGTTGTTAAATTTAGTAACAAAATAACCAACAAGGAATTAATAGGCTATCCGTCGTTAAATTTGGTTAAAAAGAACCAAATAAAATGTATGTTAgtaaatttaaaacacacaacagtttcccaacaaaataaatatcaaaagAAACACTTGGCTAATATCCAAATTCCAAATTGGGAGTAAGAGTTAAGTTATCTCAACCCCTTGGAATAGTACACCAACATATCCAAAAGCAAGCCTTTAATTCTGCTGAGGTACTAGTTATACTATCACAGTTCACAACCAAGTGTTCACCCTTGCAACACTATTATAGTGTCATACAACAAAATACAGTCAAGTGCACAAAATATAGTCAATTGCACCATGAAAAGTCTAAACTAGTTAACATGCGAAACTAGTTAACATACTAAACTAGTTACTCATCATCATTCTCGCTTTCCAGATCAGCGTTAGGAGTGGTAGGGGACTGAACAGCTTGAGCAGAAGTAGCCTCGAGAATTTTGGCAATTTGGTTCTCCATTTTTTTCATTTTATCCTTCATCAATTTTAATTCCTCTTGCAACTTCTGATTTTCTGCATTGGGAAAGGATGAACTGCAAGTAGGAGTAATCTTTGAGCCATAAAAGATACTTTGCGATGAACCAACTCCATAGACCCTCTTTTTCTTGTCAACACCTCCTGCTGCCTCAAGAAAAATAGCATTCTTATCAACAGGCTCTCCAGCTTTCTCATGGAGCTCACAAAGTCTCAGGAATGTTTCCTGCACCCATCCACAGTATTACCGGCTATTGAACATAAAATTGATAAAATTAATTGTAACCAAAGAAACAACATTTCCTTCCTACATAAGCACATTTCCCCAGTAGAGTAATCTTCATAACAACCCAAGGTCATGTATAAAACCGCAATTTTAAGAAATCACAATGTGCATAACAATTCATACCAACATAAAAATTAAATTGTCTTTCATATGTCGGGTATTTCATTTTTCCAGTTTAAGACCAAATTAGACCAAATCTAAATATGTCTAAAAATATCAGCGGTTAAATTTAAAGATTCGACCAAAACTATGTTAAACATATAAATCACAACATAAAGAATCTGGTTGCACGTACAGTAATATCAAATAGATgatgatttaataattattggTCACATTGAATACAAATAATTGGTAGATTAATATGCATACCCTTCACGCAACAACAAATGGTCAAAAAGCGGAAGAACCACATAAGATAATACTGACATAAAAAAATAATTAGGcagaggaaaggaggaaagaaTTCTGCAACTCCTAATTTATCTTGTACTTGTAATTTATCTTGTACTTGTAATTTTTTACCATTTTTGCATAAAAGCAAGCTAAAAATAAGCACATACGAAAATTAAAATAACTTACATATGTTTGTTGGCTTTTTTTATCAACCCAAATCCTTTCGACACCAGAGTCAAGGTCATCCTCATCATCGTCGTCATCCTCGCCATTCTCGCCATATTGCaaattcttctttttcttcacacGTTTAGTGTGCGTCAATAAAAACACCTGATCTGCAGTTGGCTCGCGATTGTACTTCATTTTCTATAAAAATGAGCAGCACACCTTAGAGCATGggattataatttaaaaaaacATATAATGTATCAATAAAAAATTACCCAATGAGCTGCAACCGTCCTATGGGAGGCAGAACCGCTCGTGTGTGTTGAATGGTGGCCATCAGCCCCGCCGCAACGATTATTTTCTGAATCATCGACTTCCTTTGAAAATCTAGAGATTGCCAAAATGTTACCCATTTCTCATAAACATTCTGGCCAAGTCCTGAATGTCGTTCTTCACCCTTTTCCCAGCGAGCTCGAGCAACACTACACACTTCTGAATACTTCTTCCGTGCAGTTATTAACCAGCCCCGATATACCACTGCATCCAATTGCTTCCACACAAAATATTTCTACAACAATAAACGACTCCTTGTTACAAAGCAATTCATAAATTCAAGTACAAGAAGGAATGAAATTACAAGATGTGTATTTACCTTAAATTCCTCAAAATAAAAATCTCGAGTTTCTTTTGAAATTGACTTCCAGTTATATCCTTCAGGCTCAAGTCTCTCGTATATGATTTTCCTAATCCTAGAAAAGCACTGATTTGACGGTTCCAACCTTAAGAAAACAAAATTTATGCAAGGCATATGAATAACACTCCTAAATTTACAAAACAGAAACAATTTTGCgataaaacaattaaataaaaaCTTACACATCCTCAATAACTTCTACTTGAATCCGTCCGTCAATATGTGTAGAGCCAATGGACCAACAACCAAAATTATTAGCAGCTGTAGAAGATAAATTTAGTGTGTTGGTGTCAGTTGATGTGATTGAGCAGAGAGCTGCTGGGATTGTTGTGACTGATCTGGGGTGTTTGGCATTGAATGAGATGTGTGCTGGGATGCCTGCTGTCTTGATTGAACAGGTGATTGTTCTTGTGATTGAGTTGGTCTGCTTCCAGTGGGACTCCCAAAGTCAAGCACTTCCttgtttttctaaaattaattgaCATATGAACTTTAGTTCcgtgattttgattatgcaccAATCCAATTATAATATTGTATGTAACTACAATGCATAATggaattaaaaaaaatatgtatgTGTGTTACTTGTTATCAAACACAGTATACAAACAAAGTATATTTTTTTATGTGTATTACTTGTAATCCAAATTATAAAATTGTATATAACTATAATACACATTGTCTGTCTGAAAAATACCTAGCTTACAATAGAGGGAAAAAACAAATCTTGTTAATATTTTTCTAATCAGAATAATTCATCACTTACTTGTTTGTTGTAACGATGTTCTGATCGAGCTGGAATCCTCTTTCCTAATGGAGTTGAATTGCATTTTCCTGATTTTTCTGTTACGCGTTCTGCAGATTGGGCTGGTTTTCTTTGTACTGATTGAGTTGAATTTTGTTGTCCAGGTTTTTTTGTACACGCTGTGCAGATTGGGCTGGTATGCTTGATTTTTGCGATATGCGCTCTGCAGATTGGGCTGACATGCTTCTGGCAAGCCCCTCCTTTATTTCCTGAAATTAATTGCATTTTGATTAATATATATGATGGGTTCAAATACCCTGTTCACTTGTATCCACTAATGAAACAATTAGTATGAATTGGGAACTTTCCAAATTTCTACAGATAAATGGGATTAATAAATAGTTGATATTGTTGAAATATGACATCAACTAAATAGTAATATTTCAAGTTTCTTGATTAAGAAATTAAATAATTCTGACTATAAAGATGATTCTAATGTATATTGGCTACCCTGTGTCTGCAATATATTAAATATGTTGTTATATAAAGATGATGCGTTAGGAATGCAGTGCTGTTGAAGGGCGCCTGGTGTACTCTCATGATAGATAAGTTTATAGCATATGATATTGCAAGCAGACTATGTAAGTGCAAAAAGAAATGCTATGTAAGTCCAAATATGTAATAGTGCAATACGATGAAACTAAGCACAAAAGCACTGCAGATTGGACTTCGAACTTACTCTGTTGGTGAAATGATCATCTGATCGAGCTGTCACGCGCTGTGGCAGATTGGACTTGTATGCCTGGTCTTGATTGAGTTGAATTTTTCAGTCCAGAATTTTCTGGTATACGTTTTCCAGATAGCGTTGGTATGCTTCCAGCAGGGCTCCTAAACCTCCTCATTCTTGCCTGtaataatataaattagaaaatgCCTAATTGCACTAAGCATAAATTGTAAGTGAAGCTTGTACACATTATGAATACGGACTTACATGGTCACTATAGCCAGCTTTCTCGATAGTTATCTTAGGGACCTGGATGTTAAGAGCAAAACCATCCTCCTTGTTAAAATTTGCTCTCCCACTTCCCTTCTTTTTTTTCGCAATCTGAAATATAGTAATAATATCACATTATATATCAAATAATGCAGTGTACTTAGTAATATTTGTTTATACATATAAACAACCTGAAATTAAATTTGAATTCAAGTTTCACCTTAGCAAAACCATCATCGCCATCAGATGCATTCTCATCAGTTGCATTCTCATCAGATGCATTCCCATCAGTTGCACCCCACGCTGCGTTCTTTGGACTCGCGAACGGAGCAAAACCAGCAGGTTTAACACCAATACCCTTATTATTAGGACTTTCATCTTCATCATGGGCTGATAAGAAAATCCTTGTTAATAAAATCAGATATACAACTGAAACAATCGAACCGTTCTTATTTTACTTACAAACTAAAGGCAAAAAAAAGGAGAGCAAATGATTATACAAAAACTCCAAGGACAAGCCTCTTAAATCTCACAACCCATATTAAATGACTAACGGAGGAAGTGTAATCAAACAAGTGTTGCTTAGTTGCGACTCTAAACACATATATAGAGCTCATTTAGAGTTCCCAAGGGGGTTCGAGGGTTTTGAAATTGAAAGGGGGTTAATTGAGATGAACTATAACACTTATATACACATGCATATAGAAAATGAAGAAGAACATACAGATAAAAGATTTGccaatttcttcatcttcatcacctCTCGATTTAGAGTTCTATTCGCCCGCCTCCTTCCAGagagagaaaaaccctaatttgtTATGTGTCTCCGACCCAGATTCTCACATGTCCCTGCTttctattttttataaaatataattaaatattatactCGATAATATGTGCACTACTATTTtgatttataaatatatatatatatataatatatatatatatagtatttCATTATAACTCATAAATATTACATCAAATATTCAGAAAAAATTTTACATACCTGATAGGCGAAAAAATTTATTCGGATGAATTACTGTTATTATCTCACAGTATTACTACTATTTTCGGTATTTTCAGTTGTTGAGGATCCGTCTTCTTCGGTTTCATATTCCATTTCTTCTTCCGGAGTTTCATCACCATCATCTAAATCTATTCCAATCCCACTTTCATCATTTAGATGTATTGGAATATCATCCGTACTAATATCATTTAGATGTGTAGAATTTCGTCTTGGAACGGTTCTTGATGCGATGTCGAGTTTTGAGGAAGTTCAACAAGTGACCGAGCCTTTAATTTGCATACAACTAGCCAATCAATCTTGTCTCGTTTAAGACTTGGATAATTACAAAAGTAGACTTGCCA is drawn from Apium graveolens cultivar Ventura unplaced genomic scaffold, ASM990537v1 ctg5403, whole genome shotgun sequence and contains these coding sequences:
- the LOC141702648 gene encoding uncharacterized protein LOC141702648 — translated: MGNILAISRFSKEVDDSENNRCGGADGHHSTHTSGSASHRTVAAHWKMKYNREPTADQVFLLTHTKRVKKKKNLQYGENGEDDDDDEDDLDSGVERIWVDKKSQQTYETFLRLCELHEKAGEPVDKNAIFLEAAGGVDKKKRVYGVGSSQSIFYGSKITPTCSSSFPNAENQKLQEELKLMKDKMKKMENQIAKILEATSAQAVQSPTTPNADLESENDDE